A portion of the Phycodurus eques isolate BA_2022a chromosome 3, UOR_Pequ_1.1, whole genome shotgun sequence genome contains these proteins:
- the sb:cb288 gene encoding uncharacterized protein sb:cb288 has product MWTEAQNDSKLVPDRVVNASEMVDPDLTWQALQRNGSTAPAAHPSSTEDTLNTSNGIIPGAIAAAMFITMLLGLYAVLWKCMVSPPQRKRRKVRGRLHQRMSA; this is encoded by the exons ATGTGGACCGAGGCGCAAAACGACAGCAAGCTCGTCCCAGACAGGGTCGTCAACGCTTCGGAG ATGGTTGACCCAGATCTGACCTGGCAGGCATTGCAGAGAAATG GTTCCACTGCACCAGCTGCTCATCCATCAAGCACCGAAGACACTTTAAACACAAGTAATGGAATCATTCCTG GAGCCATTGCGGCCGCCATGTTCATCACGATGTTACTGGGCCTCTACGCCGTGCTCTGGAAGTGCATGGTGTCGCCACCGCAAAG AAAGCGCCGGAAAGTGAGAGGAAGACTTCATCAAAGAATGTCAGCGTGA
- the ykt6 gene encoding synaptobrevin homolog YKT6 — translation MKLYSLSVHYKGATKANLLKAAYDLSSYNFFQKSSIQEFMTFTSALIVERTTVGSRASVKEQEYLCHVYVRNDNLGAVVIADSEYPQRVCFTLLDKVLEEFSRQVDSIDWPSGNPDTVNYKALDVYLAKYQNPKEADAMSKVQAELDDTKIILHNTMESLLERGEKLDDLVAKSEHLGSQSKAFYKTARKQNSCCEIM, via the exons ATGAAGCTCTACAGCCTGAGCGTCCATTATAAAGGAGCCACTAAAGCCAACCTCCTGAAAGCGGCCTACGACCTCTCCTCCTATAACTTCTTTCAGAAGTCCAG CATCCAGGAGTTCATGACCTTCACCAGTGCCTTGATTGTTGAACGGACAACAGTTGGAAGTCGTGCCTCTGTCAAAGAGCAAG AGTACCTGTGTCATGTATATGTGAGGAATGACAACCTGGGTGCAGTGGTCATAGCAGATTCTGAATACCCACAGAGAGTCTGCTTCACACTGCTTGACAAG GTGTTAGAAGAGTTTTCTAGACAGGTGGACAGTATAGACTGGCCCTCCGGTAACCCCGACACCGTTAACTACAAAGCCCTTGACGTTTACCTCGCCAAGTATCAG AACCCCAAGGAAGCAGATGCAATGTCCAAAGTGCAGGCAGAGCTGGATGACACAAAGATCATTTTG CACAACACCATGGAAAGTCTGTTGGAGAGAGGAGAGAAACTGGACGACCTCGTGGCCAAGTCAGAACACCTGGGGAGCCAGTCCAAAGCCTTTTATAAGACT GCAAGGAAACAGAATTCCTGCTGCGAGATCATGTGA
- the gck gene encoding hexokinase-4 has translation MPCVSSYLEQMVKTCSGLSSALDRLDLMVDQMLSEFRLQKDELKEIMKRMQREMDRGLRLETHEEASVKMLPTYVFSTPEGSEVGDFLALDLGGTNFRVMLVKVGADEERSWKVETKNQMYSIPEDAMTGTAEMLFDYIAECMSNFLDHHNIKHKKLPLGFTFSFPVRHEDIDKGILLNWTKGFKASGAEGNNVVGLLRDAIKRRGDIEMDVVALVNDTVATMISCYYEDRSCEVGMIVGTGCNACYMEEMWTVELVEGEEGRMCVNTEWGAFGNNGELEEFRLEYDRLVDETSINPGQQLFEKLISGKYMGELVRLVMMKLVNENLLFNGEISEMLKTRGSFETRHVSQVESDSGDRKQIYNILSSLGVLPSELDCDIVGLVCESVSTRSAHMCGAGLAGVINLMKERRGLEALKITVGVDGSVYKLHPCFRDRFHKVVRELTPHCEITFIQSEEGSGRGAALISAVACKMAACMLTQ, from the exons ATGCCGTGCGTCAGCTCATATCTGGAGCAGATGGTGAAGACGTGTAGTGGCCTTAGCTCTGCATTAGACAGACTTGACTTGATG GTTGATCAAATGCTATCCGAATTCAGGCTGCAGAAGGACGAGCTGAAAGAGATCATGAAGAGGATGCAGCGTGAGATGGACCGAGGCTTGCGTTTAGAGACGCACGAGGAGGCCAGTGTCAAAATGCTGCCCACTTACGTTTTCTCCACCCCCGAAGGATCAG AGGTAGGCGACTTCCTGGCTCTGGACCTGGGGGGCACCAACTTCCGGGTGATGCTGGTCAAGGTGGGAGCGGACGAGGAGAGGAGCTGGAAGGTGGAGACCAAGAACCAGATGTACTCCATTCCTGAAGACGCCATGACGGGAACGGCTGAGATG TTGTTTGACTACATCGCGGAGTGCATGTCCAATTTTTTGGACCATCACAACATCAAGCACAAGAAGCTTCCCCTTGGTTTCACGTTCTCCTTCCCAGTGCGTCATGAGGACATCGACAAG GGAATCCTTCTGAACTGGACCAAAGGTTTCAAGGCTTCTGGGGCTGAGGGGAACAATGTCGTGGGTTTGCTCAGAGATGCTATCAAGAGGCGTGGG GACATTGAGATGGACGTTGTCGCCTTGGTGAATGACACAGTGGCCACCATGATTTCATGCTACTACGAGGACCGCAGCTGTGAAGTGGGGATGATTGTCG GTACCGGTTGTAACGCCTGTTACATGGAAGAGATGTGGACGGTGGAGCTGGTGGAAGGCGAGGAGGGCCGCATGTGCGTTAACACGGAGTGGGGGGCTTTCGGCAATAACGGCGAGCTGGAGGAGTTCAGGCTGGAGTACGACAGACTGGTGGACGAGACCTCCATCAACCCTGGACAGCAGCT TTTTGAGAAGCTGATCAGTGGCAAGTACATGGGCGAGCTGGTGAGGCTGGTCATGATGAAGCTGGTCAATGAGAATCTGCTGTTCAATGGGGAGATCTCGGAAATGCTAAAAACGCGCGGCAGCTTCGAGACGCGACATGTCTCGCAGGTGGAAAG CGACTCGGGGGACAGGAAGCAAATCTACAATATTCTGTCGTCGCTGGGCGTGCTACCGTCCGAGCTGGACTGCGACATTGTGGGTCTGGTCTGCGAGAGTGTCTCCACTCGTTCGGCTCACATGTGTGGCGCCGGCCTCGCCGGCGTCATCAACCTGATGAAGGAGCGACGTGGCCTGGAGGCCCTCAAAATCACCGTGGGGGTGGACGGCTCCGTTTACAAGCTGCACCCGTG TTTCCGTGACAGGTTCCACAAAGTAGTCAGAGAGCTGACACCGCATTGCGAGATCACATTCATCCAGTCAGAAGAGGGAAGCGGCCGTGGGGCGGCTCTTATCTCAGCAGTGGCCTGCAAGATGGCGGCCTGCATGCTGACGCAGTGA
- the myl7 gene encoding myosin regulatory light chain 2, atrial isoform, with the protein MFEQSQIQEFKEAFGCIDQDRDGVIKKQDLKETYAQLGKLNVKEEELDEMLNEGKGPINFTVFLSLFGEKLNGTDPEDTILAAFKLFDPNATGFVNKEEFRRLLLNQADKFTPEEVDQAFALAPIDPTGNIDYKSLCYIITHGDEKEES; encoded by the exons ATGTTCGAGCAGTCCCAGATACAAGAATTCAAGGAG GCTTTTGGCTGCATTGACCAGGACAGAGATGGCGTTATTAAGAAACAAGACCTGAAGGAGACCTATGCACAACTGG GAAAGCTCAACGTGAAGGAAGAAGAGCTAGATGAGATGTTGAACGAGGGCAAAGGACCTATCAACTTCACTGTCTTCTTGTCTCTCTTTGGCGAGAAACTCAACG GCACCGATCCAGAAGACACCATCCTCGCTGCCTTTAAGCTTTTCGATCCCAACGCGACAGGCTTCGTCAACAAGGAAGA ATTTAGACGGTTATTGCTGAACCAGGCGGATAAATTCACGCCCGAGGAG GTGGATCAGGCCTTTGCGCTCGCTCCCATCGACCCGACAGGAAACATCGACTACAAGTCCCTCTGCTACATCATCACGCACGGAGACGAGAAGGAAGAGTCCTGA
- the agpat9l gene encoding glycerol-3-phosphate acyltransferase 3-like isoform X1 yields MEDFWAVVVWAGRIWLGLIVGLIMIPAMFGFSLGISETYMDILVKTLEWATLKLQKASREEHALKASASSALIQREDGSMEKELEELRRSRPKPPEGGDFTLSDCFYFTRRGIESIVEDEVTQRFTSEELVSWNLLTRTNNDFQYISLRLTLVYGLGIFIRYCILAPLRITLACIGLTWLVIGTSAVGLLPNWRMKFWLSEWVHVMCYRICARGLSAAIRYHNRENIPRKGGICVANHTTPIDIVILCNDACYAMVGQVHGGLMGVVQRAMVRSCPHVWFERAEMKDRHLVTKRLKDHVNDKTKLPILIFPEGTCVNNTSVMMFKKGSFEIGATIYPVAIKYDPKFGDAFWNSSKYSMVSYLLRMMTSWALVCNVWYLPAMHQQEGEDAVQFANRVKSAIAHQGGLVDLQWDGGLKRAKVKESFKEQQQKQYSNMVVGDDSSSSNSD; encoded by the exons ATGGAGGACTTCTGGGCTGTGGTGGTTTGGGCTGGGAGGATATGGCTGGGCCTCATAGTCGGCCTCATCATGATCCCTGCCATGTTTGGCTTCTCACTGGGCATCTCTGAGACCTACATGGACATCCTGGTCAAAACACTGGAG TGGGCCACACTAAAGTTACAGAAGGCAAGCAGGGAAGAACATGCACTAAAAGCATCTGCATCCAGTG ctctAATCCAGAGGGAAGATGGTTCCATGGAGAAAGAGTTAGAGGAACTAAGACGAAGTCGCCCCAAACCTCCGGAGGGCGGCGATTTTACGCTGAGCGACTGTTTCTATTTCACCCGCAGAGGAATTGAGAGCATTGTAGAGGATGAG GTGACCCAGCGGTTCACTTCAGAGGAGCTGGTCTCTTGGAACCTTCTGACCCGCACTAACAATGACTTCCAGTACATCAGTCTGAGGCTGACTCTGGTCTATGGTCTTGGCATTTTCATCAGATACTGCATTCTCGCACCTCTCag GATCACTCTGGCCTGCATTGGCCTCACCTGGTTGGTCATCGGGACATCTGCCGTGGGGCTGCTCCCCAACTGGAG GATGAAGTTCTGGCTCAGCGAGTGGGTCCACGTCATGTGCTACAGGATCTGCGCCCGAGGCCTCTCCGCCGCCATCCGCTATCACAACAG GGAAAATATACCCCGAAAAGGAGGCATTTGTGTGGCCAATCACACCACCCCCATTGACATCGTGATACTCTGCAATGATGCCTGCTATGCCATG GTGGGGCAGGTGCACGGAGGCCTGATGGGGGTGGTCCAGCGGGCCATGGTACGATCCTGTCCCCACGTGTGGTTTGAGCGAGCGGAGATGAAAGATCGCCATCTGGTGACCAAGAG GTTGAAGGATCACGTGAATGACAAGACAAAACTCCCCATATTGATATTTCCAGAGG GAACCTGCGTCAACAACACGTCTGTCATGATGTTTAAGAAGGGGAGTTTTGAAATAGGAGCAACAATTTACCCCGTTGCCATAAAG TACGATCCCAAGTTTGGCGACGCCTTCTGGAACAGTTCCAAGTACAGCATGGTGAGCTACCTGCTGAGGATGATGACCAGCTGGGCTCTCGTCTGCAATGTCTGGTATCTACCTGCCATGCATCAACAG GAGGGGGAAGATGCCGTCCAGTTCGCCAACAGAGTCAAGTCAGCCATCGCTCACCAGGGAGGACTAGTGGACCTGCAAtg GGATGGAGGCCTGAAGCGAGCGAAGGTGAAGGAGTCATTCaaggagcagcagcagaagcaaTACAGCAACATGGTGGTGGGAGacgacagcagcagcagcaacagcgaCTGA
- the agpat9l gene encoding glycerol-3-phosphate acyltransferase 3-like isoform X2, translating into MEDFWAVVVWAGRIWLGLIVGLIMIPAMFGFSLGISETYMDILVKTLEWATLKLQKASREEHALKASASSALIQREDGSMEKELEELRRSRPKPPEGGDFTLSDCFYFTRRGIESIVEDEVTQRFTSEELVSWNLLTRTNNDFQYISLRLTLVYGLGIFIRYCILAPLRITLACIGLTWLVIGTSAVGLLPNWRMKFWLSEWVHVMCYRICARGLSAAIRYHNRENIPRKGGICVANHTTPIDIVILCNDACYAMVGQVHGGLMGVVQRAMVRSCPHVWFERAEMKDRHLVTKRLKDHVNDKTKLPILIFPEGTCVNNTSVMMFKKGSFEIGATIYPVAIKYDPKFGDAFWNSSKYSMVSYLLRMMTSWALVCNVWYLPAMHQQVRATRRRGKMPSSSPTESSQPSLTRED; encoded by the exons ATGGAGGACTTCTGGGCTGTGGTGGTTTGGGCTGGGAGGATATGGCTGGGCCTCATAGTCGGCCTCATCATGATCCCTGCCATGTTTGGCTTCTCACTGGGCATCTCTGAGACCTACATGGACATCCTGGTCAAAACACTGGAG TGGGCCACACTAAAGTTACAGAAGGCAAGCAGGGAAGAACATGCACTAAAAGCATCTGCATCCAGTG ctctAATCCAGAGGGAAGATGGTTCCATGGAGAAAGAGTTAGAGGAACTAAGACGAAGTCGCCCCAAACCTCCGGAGGGCGGCGATTTTACGCTGAGCGACTGTTTCTATTTCACCCGCAGAGGAATTGAGAGCATTGTAGAGGATGAG GTGACCCAGCGGTTCACTTCAGAGGAGCTGGTCTCTTGGAACCTTCTGACCCGCACTAACAATGACTTCCAGTACATCAGTCTGAGGCTGACTCTGGTCTATGGTCTTGGCATTTTCATCAGATACTGCATTCTCGCACCTCTCag GATCACTCTGGCCTGCATTGGCCTCACCTGGTTGGTCATCGGGACATCTGCCGTGGGGCTGCTCCCCAACTGGAG GATGAAGTTCTGGCTCAGCGAGTGGGTCCACGTCATGTGCTACAGGATCTGCGCCCGAGGCCTCTCCGCCGCCATCCGCTATCACAACAG GGAAAATATACCCCGAAAAGGAGGCATTTGTGTGGCCAATCACACCACCCCCATTGACATCGTGATACTCTGCAATGATGCCTGCTATGCCATG GTGGGGCAGGTGCACGGAGGCCTGATGGGGGTGGTCCAGCGGGCCATGGTACGATCCTGTCCCCACGTGTGGTTTGAGCGAGCGGAGATGAAAGATCGCCATCTGGTGACCAAGAG GTTGAAGGATCACGTGAATGACAAGACAAAACTCCCCATATTGATATTTCCAGAGG GAACCTGCGTCAACAACACGTCTGTCATGATGTTTAAGAAGGGGAGTTTTGAAATAGGAGCAACAATTTACCCCGTTGCCATAAAG TACGATCCCAAGTTTGGCGACGCCTTCTGGAACAGTTCCAAGTACAGCATGGTGAGCTACCTGCTGAGGATGATGACCAGCTGGGCTCTCGTCTGCAATGTCTGGTATCTACCTGCCATGCATCAACAGGTCCGTGCAACACGTCG GAGGGGGAAGATGCCGTCCAGTTCGCCAACAGAGTCAAGTCAGCCATCGCTCACCAGGGAGGACTAG